Proteins co-encoded in one Kocuria flava genomic window:
- a CDS encoding heavy-metal-associated domain-containing protein codes for MQTVINVSGMTCGHCVTAVTEELTALEGVQAVDVDLVAGGVSPVTVTAGRELSPSELQEAVEEAGYSIA; via the coding sequence GTGCAGACCGTCATCAACGTGTCCGGAATGACCTGCGGCCACTGCGTCACCGCCGTCACCGAGGAGCTCACCGCCCTGGAGGGCGTCCAGGCCGTCGACGTCGACCTCGTCGCCGGCGGGGTCTCCCCCGTGACCGTCACCGCCGGGCGCGAGCTGAGCCCGTCCGAGCTCCAGGAGGCCGTCGAGGAAGCGGGGTACAGCATTGCCTGA